One window from the genome of Breoghania sp. L-A4 encodes:
- the tig gene encoding trigger factor has translation MQVTETLSEGLKRELKIVIPASDIAGKVDAYLEDMKSKAQIKGFRPGKVPISHLKRMYGRQATAEILDNMLNESTQKAVEDRSERPALQPEIDLPEGDAKKVMEEGADLAFTMTYEVLPEFEIIDFSDIEIERPIIEISEEGVMEQVEQIAAQSRPFEAKAKTAKAEDGDQVTMDYVGSIDGVPFEGGAAEDAKLVLGSGQFIPGFEEQLVGVKAGDKTQVKLSFPEDYQAAHLAGKEAVFEVTVKEVAAPGELTIDDAFAEGLGLESLDKLKDAVRQQIESQFGAATRQKVKRQLLDKLDDKYTFDLPAKLVESEFEGIWRQVEADMKQSGKTFADEDTDEEKARADYRKIAERRVRLGLVLSEIGEKNNIQVSDDEVQRALYDQIRQYPGQEKEVFEFYQKNQQALASLRAPIYEDKIVDYLLELAKVTDKVVTKEELLSADEDEGSDTAA, from the coding sequence ATGCAGGTGACCGAAACCCTGTCCGAAGGGCTGAAACGCGAGCTGAAGATCGTCATTCCGGCATCCGATATCGCCGGCAAAGTCGACGCTTATCTTGAGGACATGAAGTCCAAGGCTCAGATCAAGGGGTTTCGCCCCGGCAAAGTGCCGATTTCCCATCTGAAGCGGATGTACGGCCGCCAGGCGACGGCGGAGATCCTCGACAACATGCTCAACGAGAGCACCCAGAAGGCCGTCGAGGACCGCTCCGAGCGCCCGGCGCTGCAGCCGGAAATCGACTTGCCGGAAGGCGACGCGAAGAAGGTCATGGAAGAGGGCGCCGATCTGGCCTTCACGATGACCTACGAGGTTCTGCCGGAATTCGAGATCATCGATTTCAGCGACATCGAGATCGAGCGTCCGATCATCGAGATCTCCGAAGAAGGCGTGATGGAGCAGGTCGAGCAGATCGCCGCCCAGAGCCGGCCCTTCGAGGCGAAGGCGAAGACCGCCAAGGCCGAGGATGGCGATCAGGTCACGATGGATTATGTCGGCAGCATCGACGGCGTGCCGTTCGAGGGCGGCGCGGCGGAGGATGCCAAGCTCGTGCTCGGTTCCGGCCAGTTCATTCCGGGCTTCGAGGAGCAGCTCGTTGGCGTGAAGGCCGGCGACAAGACCCAGGTCAAGCTGAGCTTCCCCGAGGATTATCAGGCCGCGCATCTGGCCGGCAAGGAAGCCGTCTTCGAGGTGACCGTCAAGGAAGTGGCCGCGCCCGGCGAGTTGACCATCGACGACGCTTTCGCCGAAGGCCTGGGACTGGAGTCGCTCGACAAGCTGAAGGACGCCGTCCGCCAGCAGATCGAGAGCCAGTTCGGCGCCGCGACGCGTCAGAAGGTCAAGCGCCAGCTGCTCGACAAGCTCGACGACAAATACACCTTCGATCTGCCCGCGAAGCTGGTGGAAAGCGAATTCGAAGGCATCTGGCGCCAGGTCGAGGCCGACATGAAACAGTCGGGCAAGACCTTCGCGGATGAGGACACGGACGAGGAAAAGGCCCGCGCGGACTACCGCAAGATCGCGGAGCGGCGCGTGCGTCTCGGCCTCGTCTTGTCGGAAATCGGCGAAAAGAACAACATCCAGGTCTCGGATGACGAAGTGCAGCGCGCTCTGTACGACCAGATTCGTCAGTATCCCGGCCAGGAAAAGGAAGTCTTCGAGTTCTACCAGAAGAACCAGCAGGCTCTCGCAAGCCTGCGCGCGCCGATCTACGAGGACAAGATCGTCGACTATCTTCTGGAGCTGGCAAAGGTTACCGACAAGGTGGTGACCAAGGAAGAATTGCTCAGCGCCGATGAAGACGAAGGTTCGGACACGGCGGCCTGA
- a CDS encoding anhydro-N-acetylmuramic acid kinase, which translates to MAMRALGLMSGTSMDGIDLAMIETDGERIAAFGETSYRPYSDAERLVLRQALSAARGVTDRTERPDALRAAERVVNDAHAALVLSFLSEHGMSAGDVDVIGFHGQTVFHAPERGMTVQLGDGDRLARETGIRVVYDLRANDVAAGGEGAPLAPVFHKALAAGLPGPLGILNLGGVANITWIGEGDEDLIAFDTGPANALIDDFVHTRTGAAMDVGGALARSGAVNDALLARWLQHPYFDRLAPKSLDRDDFTAPGVDALSTEEGAATLTAFTAATVAAGFKHLPRPPVRLIAVGGGAHNPVLLEMIAARTGVSVTPAADIGWSGDFIEAQAFAYMAVRALDGRPITFPGTTGAPWPMSGGLIALP; encoded by the coding sequence ATGGCGATGCGCGCGCTTGGGCTGATGAGCGGTACTTCGATGGACGGGATCGATCTTGCGATGATCGAAACCGACGGCGAGCGGATCGCCGCTTTTGGCGAGACGTCCTATCGTCCCTACAGCGACGCGGAGCGTCTCGTCCTGCGCCAGGCGTTGAGCGCGGCGCGCGGTGTCACCGACCGCACGGAGCGGCCCGATGCCTTGCGTGCCGCGGAACGGGTTGTCAACGATGCGCATGCGGCCCTTGTCCTGAGCTTTCTGTCCGAGCACGGCATGAGCGCCGGTGATGTCGATGTGATCGGCTTCCACGGCCAGACAGTGTTTCACGCGCCCGAACGCGGGATGACGGTACAACTCGGCGATGGGGACCGTCTTGCCCGTGAAACCGGCATCCGCGTGGTCTATGACCTGCGCGCCAACGATGTCGCCGCCGGCGGCGAGGGGGCGCCGCTCGCGCCGGTGTTTCACAAGGCGCTGGCCGCCGGGCTCCCCGGGCCGCTGGGCATTCTCAACCTCGGCGGGGTTGCCAACATCACCTGGATCGGTGAGGGCGACGAGGATCTCATCGCCTTCGACACAGGACCCGCGAACGCGTTGATCGATGATTTCGTTCACACGCGCACCGGCGCTGCGATGGATGTTGGCGGTGCGTTGGCGCGTAGTGGCGCGGTGAACGACGCCTTGCTCGCACGCTGGCTCCAGCATCCGTATTTCGACAGGCTGGCGCCGAAATCGCTTGATCGCGATGACTTCACCGCCCCGGGGGTCGATGCGCTGTCGACCGAGGAGGGCGCGGCGACGCTGACGGCGTTCACGGCGGCAACGGTGGCGGCGGGTTTCAAGCATCTGCCGCGGCCGCCGGTGCGGCTGATCGCCGTGGGCGGCGGCGCGCACAACCCGGTGTTGCTGGAGATGATCGCCGCGCGCACCGGCGTCAGTGTAACGCCGGCGGCGGACATCGGCTGGTCGGGCGACTTTATCGAGGCGCAGGCCTTTGCCTATATGGCGGTGCGTGCGCTCGATGGGCGCCCGATCACATTTCCCGGCACCACGGGCGCGCCGTGGCCGATGAGCGGCGGGCTGATCGCCCTGCCATAG
- a CDS encoding NAD(P)H-hydrate dehydratase encodes MGNHEEACDMLELLTPSQMAEADRLAVAAGVGGEALMEAAGTGVARVLAERWPPPARVLVLAGPGNNGGDGFVAARVLHALGYTVSIGLLGDRARLAGDALGAFEAMDASLREALCPANPSLLADCDVVIDALFGAGLARDLTGPVATLVDALNASRLSVVAVDLPSGVDGETGAVRGVAVRATETVTFFRRKPGHLLYPGRGLCGVQHVIDIGTPAGVLESIDPRTHANAPALWRHAWRAPSAVSHKYQRGHVVVASGPAHATGAARLAATAALRAGAGLVTMASPPGAVLVNACHLTAVMIRSVRDAERFSAMLDDPRVTSVAIGPGFGVGERTRAFVNAALGARFVVLDADALTSFSDDPAVLFDAIRAAGALEPRAVRVVLTPHDGEFARLFPSLAALPSRLERARAAASHSGAVVILKGADTVIAAPDGRAAINENAPPWLASAGSGDVLCGLVAGLGAQAMPAFEAACMAVWCHGAAGAQCGPGLIAEDLPPAMPAVLAPLCADASTKSCA; translated from the coding sequence ATGGGGAATCACGAGGAGGCGTGCGACATGCTGGAACTTCTGACGCCTTCGCAGATGGCGGAGGCGGACCGTCTTGCGGTCGCGGCCGGTGTCGGCGGAGAGGCGCTGATGGAGGCCGCGGGCACGGGTGTTGCCCGCGTGCTCGCTGAACGCTGGCCGCCGCCGGCGCGGGTGCTGGTGCTGGCGGGCCCCGGCAACAACGGCGGCGACGGATTTGTCGCCGCGCGAGTCCTGCACGCTCTCGGCTACACGGTGAGCATCGGTCTTCTGGGTGACCGTGCGCGGCTTGCGGGCGACGCGCTCGGCGCCTTTGAGGCGATGGACGCGTCTTTGCGCGAGGCGCTGTGCCCGGCCAACCCGTCCTTGCTTGCCGATTGCGATGTTGTGATCGACGCGCTGTTCGGCGCGGGGCTGGCCCGCGATCTGACCGGCCCGGTGGCAACGCTCGTCGACGCGCTGAACGCCAGCCGGCTGTCGGTCGTCGCGGTCGATCTTCCAAGCGGCGTCGACGGGGAGACCGGCGCTGTGCGCGGTGTCGCCGTTCGCGCCACCGAGACAGTGACCTTCTTTCGCCGCAAGCCGGGGCATCTGCTCTATCCCGGTCGCGGACTGTGCGGTGTCCAGCATGTGATCGACATCGGTACGCCCGCGGGCGTTCTCGAGAGCATTGATCCGCGGACCCATGCGAACGCACCCGCGCTGTGGCGGCATGCCTGGCGCGCGCCCTCGGCGGTTTCCCACAAGTATCAGCGTGGCCATGTGGTCGTCGCCAGCGGCCCGGCCCATGCGACCGGGGCTGCGCGTCTCGCCGCCACGGCCGCGTTGCGCGCCGGCGCGGGTCTGGTGACCATGGCGTCGCCGCCGGGCGCGGTTCTGGTCAACGCGTGCCATCTGACGGCGGTGATGATCCGCTCGGTGAGGGATGCGGAGCGTTTCTCCGCGATGCTGGACGATCCGCGCGTCACCTCGGTCGCGATTGGTCCGGGGTTCGGTGTTGGCGAACGGACGCGGGCGTTCGTGAACGCCGCGCTGGGCGCGCGGTTCGTCGTCCTGGACGCCGATGCGCTGACAAGCTTTTCGGATGATCCGGCCGTCCTGTTCGACGCAATCCGCGCGGCGGGGGCGCTCGAACCCAGGGCAGTGCGTGTCGTGCTGACCCCGCATGACGGTGAGTTCGCGCGGCTGTTTCCGTCGCTCGCGGCGTTGCCTTCACGGCTGGAGCGCGCACGCGCGGCGGCGAGCCACAGCGGCGCGGTGGTGATCTTGAAGGGCGCGGACACGGTGATCGCCGCCCCGGACGGACGCGCCGCCATCAACGAGAACGCGCCGCCGTGGCTTGCCAGCGCCGGCTCGGGCGACGTGCTCTGCGGGCTTGTCGCCGGGCTCGGCGCGCAGGCCATGCCGGCGTTCGAGGCGGCCTGCATGGCCGTGTGGTGCCACGGGGCGGCGGGCGCGCAGTGCGGCCCCGGATTGATCGCGGAGGATCTGCCGCCCGCCATGCCGGCGGTCCTGGCGCCGCTGTGCGCGGATGCCTCCACCAAATCCTGCGCTTGA
- a CDS encoding ABC transporter permease, translating to MALIAVAVGMGVSITAQERALRKGSARAADRFDLIIAAPGSQTDVLLKTIFLNSGSVELLSPDVVARAYAEPKAEFVAPIAFGDSHNGDPIVGSTGAFALHLSGGTLSEGRVFETHEEAVVGAASPMRIGDTFQPTHGEAHGGAHEDERHHGARLTVVGRMSATGSPWDRAIVVPVELTWELHNLPTGHLDKDHDDEAGATDDHDAEPIGPPFDAATLPGVPALVIKPQSVAAAYGLRNAYRTDTSMAFFPAEVLVELYALLGDVRAVMDIMALATQTLVIAAILVGVMVLLRLYRTQFAVLRALGAPRSFVFLTIWSYVTAIVACGAATGLLIGIGLTNLVSRAFTDASGIALNASLQGPELVAAGAIVLIGAAAATVPAALLYARPVVTDLR from the coding sequence ATGGCGCTGATCGCGGTCGCGGTCGGCATGGGCGTGTCGATCACCGCGCAGGAACGCGCGCTGCGCAAGGGAAGCGCGCGCGCGGCCGACCGCTTCGATCTGATCATTGCCGCGCCCGGCAGCCAGACCGACGTGCTCCTGAAGACGATCTTTCTCAATTCCGGCAGCGTCGAACTGCTGTCGCCCGATGTCGTCGCCCGGGCCTACGCCGAGCCGAAAGCGGAATTCGTCGCTCCCATCGCCTTCGGCGACAGCCACAACGGCGATCCGATCGTCGGCAGCACCGGCGCATTCGCGCTGCATCTGAGCGGCGGAACGCTTTCAGAGGGCCGCGTGTTCGAGACTCATGAGGAGGCCGTCGTCGGCGCCGCCTCCCCCATGCGGATCGGCGACACATTCCAGCCCACACACGGCGAGGCTCACGGCGGTGCGCACGAAGACGAACGCCACCACGGCGCGCGCCTGACGGTCGTCGGCCGGATGAGCGCCACGGGATCGCCGTGGGACCGCGCCATCGTGGTGCCCGTCGAACTGACGTGGGAGTTGCACAACCTGCCCACTGGTCACCTCGATAAGGACCATGATGACGAGGCAGGCGCCACTGACGATCATGACGCGGAGCCCATCGGCCCGCCGTTCGACGCAGCGACCCTTCCCGGCGTGCCCGCGCTGGTGATCAAGCCGCAGTCGGTCGCCGCCGCCTACGGCCTGCGCAACGCCTATCGCACCGACACCAGCATGGCGTTCTTCCCCGCGGAGGTGCTGGTGGAGCTCTACGCGCTTCTGGGCGACGTGCGGGCGGTCATGGACATCATGGCGCTGGCGACCCAGACGCTGGTGATCGCCGCGATCCTGGTGGGCGTCATGGTGCTGCTGCGCCTCTACCGGACCCAGTTCGCGGTGCTGCGGGCGCTGGGCGCGCCACGAAGCTTCGTGTTTCTCACGATCTGGAGCTACGTGACCGCGATCGTCGCCTGTGGAGCCGCGACGGGCCTGCTGATCGGCATCGGCCTGACAAACCTTGTGTCACGCGCCTTCACTGACGCCAGCGGCATCGCGCTCAACGCATCGCTTCAGGGCCCGGAGTTGGTGGCCGCCGGCGCCATCGTTCTGATCGGCGCGGCGGCGGCCACCGTCCCCGCGGCGCTGCTCTATGCGCGGCCCGTGGTCACGGATCTCCGCTGA
- a CDS encoding alkaline phosphatase, giving the protein MKLFATALLASASLAAGAATAQDTIAQSGSDWFKMGQQTLAENLAKQPNTHRAKNVILFTADGNGVGTNYAIRLFSGQKKGMLGSEYVQPQEAFPHLALVKTYTTNGQTPDSAPTASAMNTGVKSKNTMINVDSSVAVNDCANMSGHELTTFSEIVSGEGKSVGVISTARLTHATPAGVYAKTVNRNWEDNSKLPEDCTAQKDIAAQLIDAMKAGTVDVAFGGGRRHFLPKEITDGEGKTGKRTDGRNLVEEVKAMGGQFAWDDATFAALKDGDGPVLGLFEASHMKYEHDRTGEPSLAEMTAAAIKRLSGNENGFYLSIEAGRVDHANHDGNAHRTLTDGVAFADAIALADELTNDEDTLIIVTADHEHAIAFNGYCGRGSPITGLCYDIDDAGEKHLDTPLLAKDGKPYTVIGYLNGTGSVLTEQDDKSFSGTRPDVTNEQAVDADYIQQALIPMSSETHSGEDVAVYAKGPWSHLFDGTVEQNYIFHVMNHAINAE; this is encoded by the coding sequence ATGAAGCTCTTCGCGACAGCCCTCCTCGCAAGCGCGTCCCTCGCCGCCGGCGCCGCCACCGCCCAGGACACCATCGCCCAGTCCGGCAGCGACTGGTTCAAGATGGGCCAGCAGACCCTGGCGGAGAACCTGGCCAAGCAGCCCAACACCCACCGCGCCAAGAACGTGATCCTGTTCACCGCGGACGGCAACGGCGTTGGCACCAACTACGCCATTCGCCTGTTCTCGGGTCAGAAGAAGGGCATGCTCGGCTCCGAATACGTGCAGCCGCAGGAAGCCTTCCCGCACCTGGCGCTGGTGAAGACCTACACCACCAACGGCCAGACACCCGATTCCGCGCCCACGGCGTCCGCCATGAACACCGGCGTGAAATCGAAGAACACCATGATCAACGTGGACTCGTCGGTCGCCGTCAATGACTGCGCCAACATGTCCGGCCACGAGCTGACCACCTTCTCCGAGATCGTTTCCGGTGAAGGCAAGTCGGTCGGCGTCATCTCCACGGCCCGGCTGACCCACGCGACCCCGGCCGGCGTCTACGCCAAGACGGTCAACCGCAACTGGGAAGACAATTCCAAACTGCCGGAAGACTGCACCGCGCAGAAGGACATCGCCGCCCAGCTCATCGACGCGATGAAGGCCGGAACGGTCGACGTGGCCTTCGGCGGCGGCCGCCGTCATTTCCTGCCCAAGGAGATCACCGACGGCGAAGGCAAGACCGGCAAGCGCACCGACGGCCGCAACCTTGTGGAAGAAGTCAAAGCCATGGGCGGCCAGTTCGCCTGGGACGACGCGACGTTCGCGGCGCTCAAGGACGGCGACGGGCCGGTTTTGGGACTGTTTGAAGCCTCGCACATGAAGTACGAGCACGACCGCACCGGCGAGCCGTCGCTGGCGGAAATGACCGCGGCCGCCATCAAGCGTCTGTCGGGCAACGAGAACGGCTTCTACCTGAGCATCGAAGCCGGCCGCGTCGACCACGCCAACCACGACGGCAACGCGCACCGCACGCTGACCGACGGCGTGGCGTTCGCCGACGCCATCGCGCTGGCCGACGAACTGACCAACGACGAGGACACGCTGATCATCGTCACCGCCGACCACGAGCATGCCATTGCCTTCAACGGCTATTGCGGCCGCGGCTCGCCGATCACCGGGTTGTGCTACGACATCGACGACGCGGGCGAAAAGCATCTCGACACCCCGCTTCTCGCCAAGGACGGCAAGCCCTACACGGTCATCGGCTACCTGAACGGCACCGGCTCGGTCCTCACCGAGCAGGACGACAAGAGCTTCTCCGGCACCCGTCCCGATGTCACCAACGAGCAGGCCGTCGACGCGGACTACATCCAGCAGGCGCTGATCCCGATGTCGTCGGAGACCCATTCGGGCGAAGACGTCGCGGTCTACGCCAAGGGCCCCTGGTCGCATCTGTTCGATGGCACCGTGGAACAGAACTACATCTTCCACGTGATGAACCACGCCATCAACGCCGAATAG
- the glnA gene encoding type I glutamate--ammonia ligase has product MTTANDVLKLISEKDVKFVDLRFTDPRGKMQHVTMDILEINEDVFADGVMFDGSSIAGWKAINESDMTLMLDPETAHIDPFFAQTTLAIFCDILEPSSGEAYNRDPRMTAKKVEAAVRASGIGDTIYVGPEAEFFVFDDVRFSAEPYNTGFQLDCSELPTNMPTEYEAGNLGHRPRTKGGYFPVPPIDSGQDYRSEMLTVLTEMGVRVEKHHHEVGAAQHELGIRFDSLTRIADKMQIYKYAVHQVAHAYGKTATFMPKPVFGDNGTGMHCHLSIWKDGKPVFAGNQYADLSEECLYFIGGILKHAKALNAFTNPSTNSYKRLVPGYEAPVLLAYSARNRSASCRIPYSPSPNGKRVEVRFPDPSANPYLCFSALVMAGLDGIKNKMHPGDAMDKDLYDLPPEELKEIPTVCGSLREALESLDADREFLKTGGVMDDDQIDAYLELKMEDVLRYEMTPHPIEFDMYYSV; this is encoded by the coding sequence ATGACTACTGCCAATGACGTCTTGAAGTTGATTAGCGAAAAGGACGTTAAATTCGTTGATCTTCGTTTCACCGATCCGCGCGGCAAGATGCAGCACGTGACGATGGACATCCTGGAAATCAACGAGGACGTTTTCGCCGACGGCGTGATGTTCGACGGCTCCTCGATCGCCGGCTGGAAGGCCATCAACGAATCCGACATGACCCTCATGCTGGATCCCGAGACGGCGCACATCGATCCGTTCTTCGCCCAGACGACGCTGGCGATCTTCTGCGACATCCTGGAGCCGTCCTCCGGCGAGGCCTACAACCGCGATCCGCGCATGACCGCCAAGAAGGTCGAGGCTGCCGTGCGCGCCTCGGGCATCGGCGACACGATCTACGTCGGTCCGGAAGCCGAATTCTTCGTCTTCGACGACGTCCGCTTCTCGGCCGAGCCCTACAACACCGGCTTCCAGCTCGATTGCTCGGAACTGCCGACCAACATGCCGACCGAATATGAAGCCGGCAACCTGGGTCACCGTCCGCGCACCAAGGGCGGCTACTTCCCCGTCCCGCCGATCGATTCCGGCCAGGACTACCGCTCCGAGATGCTCACCGTTCTCACCGAGATGGGCGTGCGCGTCGAGAAGCACCACCACGAGGTGGGCGCCGCCCAGCACGAGCTCGGCATTCGCTTCGACTCCCTGACCCGCATCGCCGACAAGATGCAGATCTACAAGTACGCGGTGCATCAGGTCGCCCATGCCTACGGCAAGACGGCCACCTTCATGCCCAAGCCGGTCTTTGGCGACAACGGCACCGGCATGCACTGCCACCTGTCGATCTGGAAGGACGGCAAGCCGGTCTTCGCCGGCAACCAGTACGCGGATCTCTCCGAAGAGTGCCTGTACTTCATCGGCGGCATCCTCAAGCACGCCAAGGCGCTGAACGCCTTCACCAACCCCTCGACCAACTCCTACAAGCGTCTAGTCCCGGGCTATGAGGCACCGGTGCTGTTGGCCTATTCGGCCCGCAACCGCTCCGCCTCCTGCCGCATCCCCTACAGCCCGTCGCCGAACGGCAAGCGCGTGGAAGTCCGGTTCCCGGATCCCTCCGCCAACCCGTACCTGTGCTTCTCGGCCCTGGTGATGGCCGGCCTCGACGGCATCAAGAACAAGATGCATCCGGGCGACGCCATGGACAAGGATCTCTACGACCTGCCGCCGGAAGAGCTGAAGGAAATCCCGACCGTCTGCGGTTCGCTGCGCGAAGCGCTGGAAAGCCTGGACGCCGATCGCGAGTTCCTCAAGACCGGCGGCGTCATGGACGACGATCAGATCGACGCCTACCTCGAGCTGAAGATGGAAGACGTGCTGCGCTACGAAATGACGCCGCACCCGATCGAGTTCGACATGTACTACTCGGTCTAA
- a CDS encoding P-II family nitrogen regulator gives MKKIEAIIKPFKLDEVKEALQEVGLQGITVTEAKGFGRQKGHTELYRGAEYVVDFLPKVKVEIVLTDELVDKALEAIRTSAQTGRIGDGKIFVSNIEEAIRIRTGETGNDAI, from the coding sequence ATGAAGAAGATCGAAGCGATCATCAAGCCCTTCAAGCTAGATGAAGTGAAGGAAGCGCTGCAGGAAGTTGGCCTGCAGGGCATCACCGTGACCGAAGCCAAGGGCTTCGGGCGGCAGAAAGGCCACACCGAGCTGTACCGCGGCGCGGAATATGTTGTCGACTTCCTGCCGAAGGTGAAGGTCGAGATTGTGTTGACCGACGAATTGGTCGACAAGGCCCTGGAGGCGATCCGCACCTCCGCCCAGACTGGCCGCATCGGAGACGGCAAAATCTTCGTCTCGAACATCGAGGAAGCGATCCGCATCCGCACCGGTGAGACCGGCAACGACGCGATCTAA
- the clpP gene encoding ATP-dependent Clp endopeptidase proteolytic subunit ClpP, whose translation MKDPVDFYMSTLVPMVVEQTNRGERSYDIFSRLLKERIIFITGPIEDHVATLVSAQLLFLEAENPSKEIAIYINSPGGVVTSGLAIYDTMQFVRPEISTLCIGQAASMGSLLLAAGAKGSRYALPNARVMVHQPSGGFRGQASDIQLHAQEMLKLKRRLNDIYVTHTGRELSEIEEALERDNFMTAEQAKDFGIVDKVIVDRSSLIGDETA comes from the coding sequence ATGAAGGATCCCGTCGATTTTTATATGAGCACGCTTGTGCCGATGGTTGTCGAGCAGACCAACCGCGGCGAGCGTTCTTATGACATTTTCTCACGGCTCTTGAAGGAACGGATCATCTTCATCACGGGTCCCATCGAGGACCATGTGGCGACCTTGGTCAGTGCCCAGCTGCTGTTCCTGGAGGCTGAAAATCCCTCCAAGGAAATCGCGATCTACATCAACTCGCCGGGCGGCGTCGTCACGTCGGGTCTCGCGATCTATGATACGATGCAGTTCGTGCGGCCAGAGATCTCCACGCTGTGCATCGGCCAGGCCGCGTCGATGGGCTCGCTGCTGCTGGCCGCCGGCGCCAAGGGCTCGCGCTATGCGCTGCCGAACGCGCGCGTCATGGTGCACCAGCCGTCGGGCGGGTTCCGCGGCCAGGCGTCCGACATCCAGCTGCACGCTCAGGAAATGCTGAAGCTGAAGCGGCGGTTGAATGATATCTATGTCACGCACACCGGCCGCGAGCTGTCGGAGATCGAGGAAGCCCTCGAGCGCGACAACTTCATGACCGCTGAGCAGGCGAAGGATTTCGGAATCGTCGATAAGGTGATTGTCGACCGCTCCTCGCTGATCGGTGACGAAACGGCCTGA
- a CDS encoding ABC transporter ATP-binding protein codes for MIDVAGLTLTFRDSAGATFPVLDIPRLTLEAGRLVVITGPSGSGKSSLLYALSGLQAPTTGTVTAAGCDLYALAEARRDRWRRAAIGFVFQDFHLIEELSPLANVTLPLAFGASLAERRAGRKRARGLLEQLGVPLNRTSSALLSRGERQRTAIARALLFDPPILLADEPTASLDAAAADIVCTTLRDMARGDGRLVLAVSHDPILIAAADTVYRLEHGALTQGAVLEAAGMPATEPAQ; via the coding sequence ATGATCGATGTCGCCGGGCTCACGCTCACGTTCCGCGACAGCGCCGGCGCGACCTTCCCCGTGCTCGATATTCCGCGCCTGACGCTGGAGGCCGGTCGGCTCGTGGTGATCACCGGGCCGTCGGGATCGGGAAAATCATCGCTTCTCTACGCGCTCAGCGGCCTGCAGGCCCCGACCACGGGAACGGTAACGGCCGCCGGCTGCGATCTCTACGCGCTCGCCGAGGCCCGGCGCGACCGCTGGCGACGCGCAGCCATCGGTTTCGTGTTCCAGGATTTCCATCTGATCGAGGAACTTTCACCGCTCGCCAACGTGACGCTGCCACTGGCCTTTGGCGCGTCGCTCGCCGAACGGCGCGCAGGCAGGAAGCGGGCGCGCGGCCTGCTCGAGCAGCTCGGGGTTCCCCTGAACCGCACGAGCAGCGCCTTGCTGTCGCGCGGCGAGCGCCAGCGCACGGCGATCGCCCGCGCGCTGCTGTTCGACCCGCCCATCCTGCTGGCGGATGAGCCCACGGCCAGCCTCGATGCGGCCGCCGCGGACATCGTCTGCACCACCCTGCGCGACATGGCGCGCGGCGACGGACGGCTTGTCCTCGCCGTCAGCCACGACCCGATCCTCATTGCCGCCGCCGATACGGTCTATCGCCTCGAGCACGGCGCGCTGACACAGGGCGCCGTGCTCGAGGCTGCCGGCATGCCCGCCACGGAGCCGGCCCAATGA
- a CDS encoding HU family DNA-binding protein: MNKNDLVAAVAEKSGLSKAQAGEAVDGAFEAITETLKGGGEVRIIGFGNFTVSARAATEGRNPRTGETIQIPASKTPKFKAGKGLKDAVNS; encoded by the coding sequence ATGAATAAAAATGATCTCGTCGCCGCCGTCGCTGAAAAGAGCGGCCTCTCGAAGGCCCAGGCTGGTGAAGCCGTGGACGGTGCCTTTGAAGCGATCACCGAGACGCTGAAGGGCGGTGGTGAAGTCCGGATTATCGGCTTTGGCAATTTCACCGTTTCCGCTCGCGCTGCGACCGAGGGCCGTAACCCGCGCACCGGCGAAACGATCCAGATCCCGGCTTCCAAGACGCCGAAGTTCAAGGCCGGCAAGGGCCTGAAGGACGCCGTCAACAGCTAG